ATTTGGAATGTGATTGGATTGCtagattttctgtttgttcattACAGTTCTACCTCTATAGAGAGTGTTCTCATACCTTAAGTCTCATTCTTTTGTCATTGCTTAGCAAATAGTTAACTGAAGTatgtctgaaaataattaaaatcctttctttGTATGTTGAAGTCTGTaattttccatatatttttgtttgactTGCTTGTCTTTGAAGAAGCATTGGTCCTTCTTTAATATCTCTGCTGATTTGCTCAGTTTAGTGCTCAATCTTCTGCTTTATGTTGGCCCAGCCAATCTATCCTTTTTGTCTAGTGTCTCTGCCCACCTTTTTGTTTAACAGGCCAATTCAAAGGAAAACTCATTTTAGGTAGCCTAAACAtccttgctgcttctgctaGGAGGATAGTCTGTACTGGGAAGCCAGCCATAGTTACTTTATGGATTTAAGCATTCCACAAAGGCGTGTGTTAGTATAtatttttgaaatgaaaagtaagttattttcttccagaagttAATCTAAATTCCACACAAATCCTGATCCAACACCCATTTATTTCATGGGTCTAATTTGAAACCTACTACAGGCTGGGCTCATGCCAAAGCAAGCAGGGCGTGGGGGAGCTAAAGCTAATAGTGATGACACACCTGCTAGAAAAATAGCAgaaatcagatttatttttcctcttcgCTATAGTTGTGCAAACATGTTCATCTCAGTGTTTGACTCAGGAGAAGCTGTCGTGATGCTCGGAGAAAAGACTTACTTGTAAAGACTTCCTATTTCATTTTCTCAACTCTGTCATAATATTGGCAACACAATTAAAGCAAAGAGATAAAGACAGTTGTAAATATCTTGCTGAgcaggacaaaaatattttgtgtataCATTCTAAATTCTTGAAAAGATAAATGAGTTACGGCGGCCTAATGTCACCAATATTCTTCTGGCAGAAAGCTGCAAAGTTTACAAGGTTTGCCCAgtgaagttgtggaagccccacccctggaagtattcctgggcaggttagatggggctctgagcaacctcatctagcaggtccctgcccatgcaggggggctggatctaggaccgtaaggtcccttccaactaaaaccATTCTGTGGATCTATGATTTTTAATGTCATTCAAAATATCCTGTATGCCAACACCGTTACATTTCTGTAGGACTTTTCAGTAGGCATAAATAAACATTCTGAATTTGGAGACtttagaattgttttttttagaagcagaaaaacattaagaaaaatattaaggtAATgctaacatttaaataaaagctattgATAAATACTATTTATAATAACTTATTAGGCAGAATATGTTGGTCTAACTTCATTGAAAAGAGCAGTATTTAGCTTAAATGAGAGCTATGACACATAATGATCAAGTTTTGGTcctgatttattatttctttttaatcccATGGTTATGTGCTTGAAGAACTCTGTTTTGCATCAAGAGGAGCAAAGGGTAGAGTGAGTGTGGAGAACCTTACAACCAGTGGCTGGGAATAAGAGCTGAAGCAGGTGGCCTCTACAGAAACACACTTCAAGAAGAATCCGTATTACTTATGGGTCATTGGCATATACATGTTTTAATGAGTATATGTTCCTGACCTTCTTTCTGATGGAGAGGAGCAGCTAAACATTGTATGAGTTGATACCGTCTCATGTCACTATATTAGATAAAATGTATACAGGGATTACTAGGCCTAGTAAGTGCAAATTCAGTTGTGGTCTCTAGTAATTTAAAGGATAAACCAATCCACTCCTATTTTATGATAGCCTCCATTATCATCTGTTATATGAAGAATACTAATGCAATGCAATTGGTTCAGAATTGTTACAGTagttctctcttctcttctatTAGGTATCCAAGGCTGCAGCAGATTTATTGGCATATTGTGATGCTCATATTGCAGAAGATCCCCTTATTATTCCAGTGCCTGCATCTGAAAATCCCTTTAGGGAGAAGAAACTCTTTTGTACTATTCTTTGAAtcagttttcaattaaaaatgtcttctgctAAAATTTGATATCAGTGTTGCatgctttttagttttttgcatttttttcttcagatgtcAATACTTAGCCTGTAACTACAGTATTTTTAGAAGGTAGAGCATTTTCTgctaaataatgaaaattaaaaaaaaaataaatcctaaaaCA
The Apus apus isolate bApuApu2 chromosome 3, bApuApu2.pri.cur, whole genome shotgun sequence genome window above contains:
- the GNG4 gene encoding guanine nucleotide-binding protein G(I)/G(S)/G(O) subunit gamma-4 — protein: MKELVSNSTANISQARKAVEQLKMEAYMDRMKVSKAAADLLAYCDAHIAEDPLIIPVPASENPFREKKLFCTIL